In Candidatus Binatia bacterium, one DNA window encodes the following:
- the gspC gene encoding type II secretion system protein GspC, whose amino-acid sequence MITRISRPYWVVCQLALLGIAAWYLASGISGIVQSRLQRSSSDASVGVTQPKDSAKVRPVSDYLVMTKRDLFAAPSDEPDVANFGGGIPAGPTDMRLLGTGGSGRAGFAIVEDKSGKEQVVVGIGEELNGAELARIGWRRAVLRRGGVEELLVVPPDVAVESAKKTTKKTSKNSNIQELGDDRWMVAQTEVEHQLENLGTLFTQMRAVPNMKDGAANGFRIFAIRRNSLFQKLGLKNNDVVQRVNGMDLNDPARAMGLLEDLKGENRLTIDVLRGKEPRTLTYEIR is encoded by the coding sequence GTGATTACACGCATCAGCCGCCCCTACTGGGTCGTCTGCCAACTGGCCCTGCTGGGGATTGCCGCCTGGTATCTCGCGAGCGGCATCTCCGGCATTGTTCAAAGCAGGCTTCAACGGTCTTCGAGTGACGCCTCGGTCGGCGTCACTCAGCCCAAGGATTCCGCGAAAGTGCGTCCCGTTTCGGATTATCTCGTGATGACCAAACGAGACCTTTTTGCGGCACCGTCGGACGAACCCGACGTCGCCAACTTTGGCGGGGGAATTCCAGCGGGCCCCACCGATATGCGCTTGCTCGGGACAGGCGGGAGCGGTCGCGCCGGTTTTGCGATCGTCGAGGATAAATCCGGCAAGGAGCAAGTCGTTGTCGGGATCGGCGAGGAACTCAACGGGGCGGAACTCGCCCGGATTGGCTGGCGGCGAGCTGTGTTGCGCCGGGGCGGCGTTGAGGAACTCCTCGTGGTGCCGCCCGATGTCGCTGTGGAATCTGCCAAAAAGACGACCAAGAAAACTTCGAAAAACAGCAATATTCAGGAGTTGGGCGATGACCGCTGGATGGTCGCTCAGACCGAAGTCGAACACCAGTTGGAGAATCTGGGAACGCTCTTCACCCAAATGCGCGCTGTCCCCAATATGAAGGACGGTGCCGCCAACGGATTCCGAATCTTCGCGATTCGACGCAACAGCCTCTTTCAGAAACTCGGACTCAAAAACAATGATGTGGTCCAGCGCGTCAATGGAATGGACCTGAATGACCCCGCCCGTGCCATGGGCCTGTTGGAAGATTTGAAGGGCGAGAACCGCCTCACCATCGACGTGCTGCGCGGCAAGGAACCTCGCACCCTGACCTACGAGATCCGATGA
- the gspD gene encoding type II secretion system secretin GspD, whose protein sequence is MRIIFLLITALTLGLAGVPSLAPAQETEADGAPIPLGPDDLVRMDFQNVEIPTLVKFISEITGRNFVLDEKIKGRLSLIAPSEITVAEAYRMFQSGLQVKGFTVVDTGPVTKIIQIKNARQSGLPLERRGEVPSDRIVTQILPLEHLDSEAASRLLAPLVSKDGLISAYAPTNSLVVVDSAANIERLFLILEDLDVAGQERTVEVIPLEHAYATDITKILLEAVDTDPQGSTKVKTATAKNRATSKNVGTARLQIIPEIRSNSILVIGNPFEIRHVRTLLQKIDIELPRDTGRIQVFFLKHGDSVELVQVLADLIGISSSSPQRTRMPGRSMTEGGGRFGRGGNSQNSLGRSVISNPSAGSLGGLGGRRAPTASSGRGNSAVAGAGSTEGGFEFEGNIRITADPATNALVISALPQDYETLASVIEQLDIPRKQVLVEAILFEVTLQRGQELGIELQGGAEVLGDKGVLLGRTNYKNLGAVNQALATGDVSGLNAITGALGALVSQQSLLLADGTSIPAGVALVTALQGDSDVNVLSAPNILTTDNEEAEIVVGKNVPFVTSRSTNETNLSNTFSQVDRRDVGITLRITPQITEGDSVRLSVFQEVSDLVDTSETQTLQLGPTTTVRSATTTVVVDHGETVAIGGLISDRVSTTETGVPFLMDIPVLGWLFKSQSKRKEKVNLIILLTPQIVSDAGDMMLVSDEQRSRFHRSMKGGANVRGTSGRLLPRARPRATKARSGGILLPAVPGTAPVGATSAGRSPS, encoded by the coding sequence ATGAGAATTATTTTCCTTCTGATAACCGCACTGACCCTCGGTCTTGCGGGCGTTCCCTCCCTTGCCCCGGCGCAGGAGACTGAAGCCGATGGTGCGCCGATTCCCCTCGGCCCCGATGACCTCGTCCGCATGGATTTCCAGAATGTGGAGATCCCGACGCTGGTGAAGTTCATCAGCGAGATCACGGGTCGCAACTTCGTTCTCGACGAAAAGATCAAGGGAAGGCTCTCGCTGATTGCCCCCTCCGAGATTACCGTCGCCGAAGCCTACCGCATGTTCCAGTCCGGCCTCCAGGTCAAGGGATTCACGGTGGTCGACACCGGCCCGGTCACCAAGATCATACAGATCAAGAACGCTCGACAATCCGGCTTGCCGCTCGAGCGACGGGGCGAAGTTCCTTCCGATCGGATCGTGACCCAGATTCTCCCTCTCGAACATCTGGATTCCGAAGCAGCCTCCCGCCTTCTGGCACCGCTGGTCTCGAAGGACGGACTGATCAGCGCCTACGCACCGACCAACTCGCTGGTCGTTGTGGACTCGGCGGCGAACATCGAGCGGCTCTTTCTGATCCTCGAAGATCTGGACGTCGCCGGTCAGGAGCGCACGGTCGAAGTCATTCCCCTCGAGCACGCCTATGCCACGGATATCACCAAGATCCTCCTCGAGGCCGTCGACACCGACCCGCAGGGCTCCACCAAGGTGAAAACGGCGACCGCGAAGAATCGCGCCACCTCGAAAAATGTCGGCACGGCACGCCTGCAGATTATTCCCGAGATACGGTCCAATTCGATCCTGGTGATCGGGAACCCCTTCGAGATTCGTCATGTCCGGACTCTCCTGCAAAAAATCGATATCGAGTTGCCCCGAGACACGGGACGGATCCAGGTATTCTTCCTCAAACACGGCGACTCGGTCGAGTTGGTCCAGGTCCTCGCGGATCTGATCGGAATTTCGAGTTCCTCACCGCAACGCACCCGAATGCCGGGACGCTCGATGACCGAGGGAGGCGGCCGCTTCGGACGCGGCGGCAATAGCCAAAATTCCCTCGGACGCAGCGTCATTTCCAATCCGTCCGCGGGCAGCCTTGGCGGGCTGGGCGGGCGCCGTGCACCCACAGCCAGCAGCGGCCGCGGTAATTCAGCGGTTGCCGGCGCGGGCAGCACGGAAGGCGGATTCGAATTCGAGGGAAATATTCGCATCACCGCGGATCCGGCAACCAACGCATTGGTGATCAGCGCCCTGCCGCAGGACTACGAGACACTCGCCTCGGTCATTGAACAACTCGACATTCCGCGGAAACAGGTTCTGGTTGAGGCCATCCTTTTCGAGGTGACACTGCAGCGCGGACAAGAGCTCGGGATCGAACTTCAGGGCGGAGCCGAGGTCCTCGGCGACAAGGGAGTTCTTCTCGGCCGGACCAACTATAAAAACCTGGGGGCCGTGAATCAGGCCCTCGCAACAGGTGACGTCAGCGGATTGAATGCCATCACGGGAGCGCTTGGTGCGCTGGTCAGCCAGCAGAGTCTCCTCCTGGCCGATGGCACGTCCATCCCGGCCGGTGTGGCGCTGGTCACGGCCCTTCAGGGAGACAGCGACGTCAACGTTCTCTCGGCACCCAATATTCTGACCACCGATAATGAAGAGGCTGAAATTGTGGTCGGCAAAAATGTACCCTTCGTGACCAGCCGCTCGACCAACGAGACGAATCTCTCGAACACCTTCTCGCAGGTCGATCGCCGGGATGTCGGCATCACGCTCCGCATCACCCCACAGATTACCGAAGGCGACTCGGTCCGCCTTTCGGTCTTCCAGGAGGTCTCCGATCTCGTCGACACCAGCGAAACGCAAACGCTCCAACTCGGCCCGACCACCACTGTGCGATCTGCAACCACGACCGTGGTTGTGGACCATGGAGAGACGGTGGCTATCGGTGGATTGATATCCGATCGAGTCTCGACCACCGAAACCGGCGTTCCCTTCCTGATGGATATCCCCGTGCTGGGCTGGCTCTTCAAAAGCCAGTCCAAGCGCAAGGAAAAGGTCAACCTGATCATCCTGCTGACCCCACAGATCGTCAGCGACGCAGGAGATATGATGCTGGTCAGTGACGAACAGCGGTCGCGCTTTCACCGCTCCATGAAAGGCGGCGCCAACGTCCGAGGAACCTCCGGACGCCTTCTGCCTCGGGCACGACCGCGAGCGACGAAAGCCCGGTCCGGGGGCATTCTTCTCCCCGCCGTTCCGGGCACCGCTCCCGTTGGCGCCACCAGTGCCGGACGCTCGCCCTCCTGA
- a CDS encoding TonB-dependent receptor — translation MRGRIRVGSTVVLMLLGVAVAAQGQPAAGGSYLESVEDPVAVGGEGSEVDSLEAQAEAIADGGTAGLTKPALKAIEEIVVSARKRQELLEDTPISITALGVEELRESNVERLDDIARLVPNLQIERGAEGYSANIVIRGVGNPYASAIAFDPGVGVYVDGVYMARAMGALLDIVDVEQIEVLRGPQGTLFGKNTVGGALNITTKKPTGELEGFALVRPGNRGTLFTQAILNVPILRDRLFVRGAFSSNQDRGFSKNIDTGKWYSARNSIAFLGSLRWLVTDDLTLDVSGTWSREHTGGAGGQCIFIQPIGLGNLVENPPGMQDPCEESTPRTNSSNVPGLVDLPSYGAWATASWDIGELGLLSDLSAKSITSWREQNPRLRSDVDQTRAPALWRDSTGGGPLQGVAGAQRQISQELQVAAAAWEDRFHIIAGAFGYWETGTDGQVLDVTPIGLTTLNLRTIDNWNWALFTQATLDPVEWLSLTAGIRYTEDKKGLTAQNFDALDSESPIFTKDESAKFDAVTPMASVALSMPESYLVDGPFDHLMGYFSYAQGFRGGGFNGVIDPSMTKLDQFGPETLDSFEVGLKTIAFDQRLTFNMSLFMATYDDIQVTTQVEIEDPGGSGLTIGQVTSNAARAGNRGAEFEVIALPIEGMIVQATLGLMNPRYADFRGSTSQLDSGENLVRDGESFNNAPQAQSHIAIQYSLPVRLEGAMSGWLTPRLEWDYRSSFHSAFPEIRQGVQPSYNLLHARLSYAFLDDRAQIAFWGRNLTDKVYLNYVTPVASSFGFIVKYYDAPRTFGAELSYSF, via the coding sequence ATGCGAGGTCGAATTCGAGTCGGGTCCACGGTAGTTTTGATGTTGTTGGGAGTCGCTGTCGCGGCGCAAGGCCAACCGGCCGCCGGGGGCAGCTATCTGGAGTCAGTGGAAGATCCGGTCGCCGTCGGGGGAGAGGGCTCCGAGGTCGATTCGCTGGAGGCTCAAGCTGAGGCAATTGCCGATGGCGGGACTGCGGGGCTTACCAAGCCGGCGCTCAAGGCGATCGAGGAGATCGTGGTCAGCGCGCGAAAACGACAAGAATTGCTCGAGGACACCCCGATCTCGATTACTGCACTCGGCGTGGAAGAATTGCGCGAATCCAATGTCGAGCGTCTCGACGATATCGCACGCCTGGTCCCGAACCTGCAGATCGAGCGCGGTGCCGAGGGCTATTCCGCAAATATTGTCATTCGAGGCGTCGGCAATCCCTATGCTTCGGCGATCGCCTTTGATCCGGGCGTCGGCGTATACGTCGACGGCGTTTATATGGCGCGCGCCATGGGTGCGTTACTCGATATTGTGGACGTCGAGCAGATCGAAGTGCTCCGCGGGCCTCAGGGAACGCTGTTCGGAAAAAATACTGTGGGCGGCGCGCTGAATATCACGACCAAAAAGCCGACCGGCGAGCTGGAGGGATTTGCTCTGGTCCGTCCGGGCAATCGCGGGACGCTCTTTACCCAGGCCATCCTGAACGTCCCGATCCTTCGGGATCGCCTTTTTGTGCGCGGCGCGTTTTCCTCGAACCAGGATCGCGGCTTCTCGAAAAATATTGACACCGGCAAATGGTATAGTGCGCGCAACTCGATCGCCTTTCTCGGAAGTCTGCGCTGGTTGGTGACCGATGACCTGACGCTGGATGTTTCGGGTACCTGGTCGCGTGAGCATACCGGAGGCGCGGGTGGCCAATGCATCTTCATCCAGCCCATCGGTCTGGGGAATCTGGTCGAGAACCCGCCCGGCATGCAGGACCCATGCGAGGAGTCCACGCCGCGCACGAACAGCTCGAATGTGCCGGGACTGGTGGATCTCCCCAGCTATGGTGCCTGGGCTACGGCGAGTTGGGATATCGGCGAGTTGGGTTTGCTGAGTGACCTCAGTGCGAAGTCGATTACGTCGTGGCGCGAACAGAACCCGCGCCTGCGCTCGGATGTCGACCAGACCCGAGCGCCCGCTCTGTGGCGCGACAGTACCGGGGGTGGGCCTCTGCAGGGCGTCGCCGGCGCGCAGCGCCAGATCAGTCAGGAGCTGCAGGTGGCAGCCGCGGCCTGGGAGGACCGATTTCATATCATCGCCGGGGCCTTCGGCTACTGGGAGACGGGCACCGATGGCCAGGTGCTGGACGTCACGCCGATCGGGCTCACGACCCTGAACTTGCGTACGATCGATAACTGGAATTGGGCGCTCTTTACTCAGGCGACTCTGGATCCTGTCGAATGGCTGAGTCTGACTGCCGGGATTCGCTATACGGAGGATAAAAAGGGCCTGACCGCCCAGAACTTTGATGCGTTGGATTCGGAGAGTCCCATCTTCACCAAGGACGAGTCCGCGAAGTTTGATGCCGTGACGCCAATGGCTTCGGTCGCGCTCAGTATGCCTGAATCCTATCTGGTCGATGGTCCATTCGATCATCTGATGGGCTATTTCAGCTACGCGCAAGGTTTCCGCGGGGGCGGCTTTAACGGTGTGATCGATCCGTCGATGACCAAACTGGATCAATTCGGGCCCGAGACTCTCGACTCCTTTGAAGTCGGGCTGAAGACCATCGCCTTCGATCAGCGCCTGACGTTCAATATGTCGCTGTTCATGGCCACCTACGACGATATTCAGGTCACCACGCAGGTCGAGATCGAGGATCCGGGTGGCTCGGGGCTGACTATTGGTCAGGTCACGTCGAATGCCGCGCGAGCGGGCAACCGCGGAGCCGAGTTCGAGGTGATAGCACTTCCTATCGAGGGCATGATCGTGCAGGCAACGCTCGGTCTGATGAACCCGCGTTATGCAGACTTCCGGGGTAGCACAAGTCAGCTGGACAGCGGTGAGAATCTGGTTCGTGACGGCGAGAGCTTCAACAATGCGCCGCAGGCGCAATCGCATATCGCGATCCAATACTCCCTGCCAGTGCGCCTGGAAGGAGCGATGTCCGGCTGGCTCACGCCGAGGCTGGAATGGGACTACCGGAGTTCGTTTCACAGCGCGTTCCCCGAGATCCGCCAGGGGGTTCAGCCTTCCTACAATCTGCTGCATGCGCGGCTGTCGTACGCCTTTCTTGACGATCGCGCGCAAATTGCATTCTGGGGGCGGAATTTGACCGACAAGGTCTATCTCAACTACGTGACGCCGGTGGCTTCGAGCTTCGGTTTCATCGTGAAGTATTACGATGCGCCGCGAACGTTCGGGGCCGAGCTTTCCTACAGCTTCTGA
- the gspE gene encoding type II secretion system ATPase GspE: MPKAETEASLPDAKEAAELAASFGLPFRESLAAAEINPNLVARVPIAWARRSACLPLAETAEGGLEVAVGDPRSLEATADLRALFQCRIHPVVVPASAILDTINKTYDKTQGSAEAVMDDIETEALDDVAHELEEPRDLLDADDEAPIIRLVNSLLFQALKDRASDIHIEPFERELAIRFRIDGILYDILKPPRRYHPTTTARIKILAGLDIAEKRLPQDGRFRFRAAGRDVDVRVSTVPTQFGERIVLRLLDRAGGLLSLEELGLGGELLEELEGLIQSSHGILLVTGPTGSGKTTTLYAALSRLNAATRNIITIEDPIEYQLHGVGQIQVNPKIDLTFASGLRSVLRQDPDVVMVGEIRDSETAEIAIQSALTGHLVFSTLHTNDSFGAVTRLVDMGIEPFLVSSSVVGIMAQRLVRRLCPTCRQPGQLDENARQELGLSADTPVFRPGPGCSDCKDTGYQGRTGIHELLLLDDEIRQLVMDRADAAALRRLATARNMKLLRQDGAAKIAAGITSAEEVLRVTQEE, encoded by the coding sequence ATGCCCAAAGCCGAAACAGAAGCCAGCCTGCCCGATGCGAAGGAAGCGGCCGAACTGGCAGCCTCCTTCGGACTGCCCTTTCGAGAAAGTCTGGCAGCCGCTGAAATCAACCCGAATTTGGTCGCGCGGGTGCCGATCGCCTGGGCTCGTCGCAGCGCCTGCCTGCCTCTGGCCGAAACAGCCGAGGGTGGTCTCGAAGTCGCGGTTGGCGACCCTCGTTCGCTGGAGGCAACGGCCGACCTGCGCGCGCTCTTCCAATGCCGGATCCACCCGGTAGTCGTGCCTGCGAGCGCGATTCTCGACACGATCAACAAGACCTACGACAAGACACAGGGCAGCGCGGAAGCCGTCATGGACGATATCGAGACGGAAGCTCTCGATGACGTCGCTCATGAACTCGAAGAGCCGCGCGACCTGCTCGATGCCGACGATGAGGCACCCATCATCCGGCTCGTAAACTCGCTTCTCTTTCAGGCATTGAAGGATCGCGCCTCCGATATTCATATAGAGCCCTTCGAGCGCGAACTCGCAATCCGCTTCCGGATCGACGGGATCCTATACGATATCCTCAAGCCGCCGCGTCGGTATCATCCGACGACCACCGCGCGCATCAAGATTCTTGCCGGACTCGATATCGCGGAGAAGCGCCTGCCCCAGGACGGAAGGTTTCGGTTCCGTGCCGCCGGACGCGATGTCGACGTCCGCGTCTCGACCGTTCCGACCCAGTTCGGCGAGCGTATTGTGCTGCGCCTCCTCGACCGCGCCGGAGGGCTTCTCTCCCTTGAGGAACTTGGGCTCGGCGGCGAACTCCTCGAGGAGCTCGAAGGTCTGATCCAGTCCAGTCACGGGATCCTGCTGGTTACCGGCCCCACCGGCAGCGGCAAGACGACGACACTCTACGCGGCCCTCTCGCGGCTCAACGCTGCGACGCGCAATATCATCACCATCGAAGACCCGATTGAGTATCAGCTGCATGGTGTCGGACAGATTCAAGTCAATCCGAAGATCGACCTGACCTTCGCCAGCGGGCTGCGCTCGGTTCTCCGACAGGACCCTGATGTCGTGATGGTGGGCGAAATCCGGGACAGTGAAACTGCCGAAATCGCGATTCAGTCCGCGCTTACCGGCCACCTCGTCTTTTCCACCCTGCATACCAATGATTCTTTTGGCGCCGTGACCCGGCTTGTCGATATGGGGATCGAACCCTTCCTCGTATCCTCGTCGGTGGTGGGCATCATGGCGCAACGATTGGTGCGCCGCCTCTGCCCGACCTGCCGACAGCCAGGTCAGCTCGACGAGAACGCCCGACAAGAGTTGGGCCTGTCCGCCGACACGCCCGTCTTCCGACCCGGTCCCGGTTGTTCGGATTGCAAAGATACCGGCTATCAGGGGCGAACCGGCATCCACGAACTTCTTTTGCTCGACGACGAAATTCGACAACTGGTCATGGACCGAGCCGACGCCGCCGCCCTCCGGCGCCTGGCGACCGCTCGCAATATGAAGCTTCTTCGTCAGGACGGGGCAGCCAAGATCGCCGCCGGCATCACCTCGGCCGAGGAAGTCCTGCGCGTCACGCAGGAAGAGTAA
- the lysS gene encoding lysine--tRNA ligase: MSEDDLTQARRAKLETLRAAGNPYPNDFSPEHRAGTLQAEAEELSADALAEAARTVVVAGRVMAKRSFGKALFLVLEDDSGRIQIYLRKNDLPEEVFAQAKQTDVGDRIGVVGRLMRTRTGELTVAAAELALIAKCLHPLPEKWHGLTDVEVRYRQRYLDLVATPGGRDVFRKRARILTGIRDFLTERDYIEVETPILQSIAGGAAARPFLTHHNTLDMPLQLRIAPELFLKRLLVGGFERVFEIGRNFRNEGISAQHNPEFTMLEFYQAYGTCADLLPMVETLVAGLAEAVAGGTKIAYGDDEIDLTPPWTRLDLLDATAEKAACDAGDLRDPAKAKAIAERHGVHPPPGAGAGGIATALFEELVEPELLQPTFVTGFPAEVSPLARPNDDDPFVVDRFELYVTRREMANGFSELNDPDLQRERFEAQLANRASGDDEAHPMDADYVHALEYAMPHAAGCGIGLDRLVMLLCDLPSIRDAILFPLLRKSVEE; the protein is encoded by the coding sequence GTGAGCGAAGATGATTTGACCCAGGCGCGGCGCGCCAAGCTGGAAACCCTGCGGGCTGCAGGGAATCCCTACCCGAACGATTTCTCTCCCGAACATCGGGCGGGCACTTTGCAGGCCGAGGCTGAAGAGCTCTCGGCGGACGCGCTGGCCGAAGCGGCTCGAACCGTCGTTGTCGCGGGGCGGGTGATGGCCAAACGCAGCTTCGGGAAAGCTTTGTTCCTTGTTCTCGAAGATGATTCGGGTCGTATTCAGATCTACCTCCGCAAAAATGATCTCCCCGAAGAAGTATTTGCGCAGGCCAAACAGACCGATGTGGGAGACCGAATCGGGGTCGTGGGACGTCTGATGCGCACCCGAACGGGAGAGTTGACGGTCGCCGCAGCGGAGCTTGCGCTGATTGCCAAATGTCTCCATCCTCTGCCCGAGAAATGGCATGGCTTGACGGATGTCGAGGTTCGTTATCGTCAGCGTTATCTCGATCTGGTGGCGACCCCGGGCGGCCGTGATGTTTTCCGAAAACGGGCCCGCATTCTCACCGGCATCCGCGATTTTCTGACCGAGCGGGATTATATCGAAGTCGAAACCCCGATTCTGCAGAGCATCGCCGGCGGAGCTGCGGCGCGCCCCTTCCTGACCCATCACAACACTCTGGACATGCCGCTGCAGTTGCGGATTGCTCCGGAACTCTTTCTCAAAAGGCTTCTGGTCGGAGGGTTCGAGCGAGTTTTCGAGATCGGGCGAAACTTTCGCAACGAAGGAATTTCCGCGCAGCATAATCCCGAGTTCACCATGCTCGAATTTTACCAGGCCTACGGAACCTGCGCGGACCTCTTGCCGATGGTGGAAACCCTCGTGGCGGGACTCGCGGAGGCCGTCGCCGGGGGTACGAAGATCGCCTATGGTGACGATGAGATCGATTTGACGCCACCTTGGACAAGGCTGGACCTGCTCGATGCGACCGCCGAGAAGGCGGCTTGCGATGCTGGCGATTTGCGCGATCCCGCGAAGGCAAAGGCGATCGCGGAGCGGCACGGGGTGCATCCCCCTCCGGGTGCAGGTGCTGGTGGGATTGCGACGGCCTTGTTCGAGGAATTGGTCGAGCCAGAGTTGCTCCAGCCAACGTTTGTGACCGGTTTCCCTGCCGAGGTGTCGCCGCTGGCGCGCCCCAATGATGACGACCCCTTTGTGGTCGACCGATTCGAGCTCTACGTGACGCGGCGAGAGATGGCGAACGGCTTTTCGGAGCTGAACGACCCGGATTTGCAGCGCGAACGCTTCGAGGCGCAACTTGCCAATCGCGCGTCAGGCGACGACGAGGCGCACCCGATGGATGCCGACTATGTGCATGCTCTCGAATACGCGATGCCACATGCGGCCGGCTGCGGCATCGGTCTGGACCGATTGGTCATGCTTCTATGTGATCTCCCATCGATTCGAGATGCGATTCTCTTCCCGCTGTTGCGCAAGTCGGTGGAAGAGTAG
- a CDS encoding SDR family oxidoreductase, producing MGRLENKVAIVTGAAQGTGAVIAETFLREGARVVLADVKEEQGASLARDLGSQARFETLDVRHPESWASVVSAVGDDWGGIDILINNAAVLWIASLADTSREDFLRCVEVNQLGPFLGIQAVASSMRERGGGAIVNIGSTDGLRGMNGVVAYGSSKWGARGLARSSAMELGQYRIRVNTLCPEAGNPNMSAPFFPGAPDLSDVPHQMMQQILKSPEGADSASRLRDVAAMALFLASDESQSCTGQDFIVDAGLTAGMIQEGLPRG from the coding sequence ATGGGACGACTGGAGAACAAGGTAGCGATTGTTACGGGCGCGGCGCAGGGTACCGGGGCCGTCATTGCCGAGACGTTTTTGCGCGAGGGTGCCCGCGTAGTTTTGGCCGATGTGAAAGAGGAGCAGGGTGCTTCTCTGGCCCGGGATCTGGGCTCGCAGGCTCGATTCGAGACCCTCGATGTGCGCCACCCCGAGAGTTGGGCGTCGGTGGTCTCTGCTGTGGGCGATGATTGGGGGGGCATCGATATTCTGATCAACAACGCGGCGGTCCTGTGGATCGCCTCGTTGGCGGATACGTCCCGCGAAGATTTTCTCCGCTGTGTCGAGGTAAACCAGCTCGGTCCGTTCCTCGGTATTCAGGCAGTGGCGTCTTCGATGCGAGAGCGCGGGGGTGGCGCGATCGTCAATATCGGCTCGACTGATGGATTGCGCGGCATGAATGGTGTGGTCGCCTATGGGTCGAGCAAATGGGGTGCGCGCGGATTAGCCCGCAGCTCGGCGATGGAACTCGGACAGTACCGCATTCGCGTAAACACGCTTTGCCCCGAAGCAGGCAACCCGAATATGAGCGCGCCGTTTTTTCCGGGAGCGCCGGACCTCTCGGACGTCCCGCACCAGATGATGCAGCAGATCCTCAAGTCGCCTGAGGGAGCCGACTCGGCCAGCCGTCTGCGGGATGTGGCCGCAATGGCGCTGTTTCTGGCCTCGGACGAGAGCCAATCGTGCACCGGGCAGGATTTCATCGTCGACGCCGGGCTTACGGCGGGAATGATTCAGGAAGGACTTCCGCGCGGATGA
- a CDS encoding lipoprotein-releasing ABC transporter permease subunit, with protein MGKSFVSWPVRIGWRFLRARRRERFVSFISLIAGGGVAIGVMTICIVQAVMTGFEEDLRARILGFNPQIVLMSHAGLVRDPDGLESVVEAVPGVAAASPFVYGQVMLASETGVMGGIVRGVVPTKIDDVVEIRRHITQGDADQLGQPMAVEVLLDDRVETLEVPQIMLGFELAASLGVRVGDWINLMSPAATPTALGAIPRIKRYAVGSIFDSGMYDYDATVIFLALPDAQAFLKMGDTVTGLEVRVSDLDLTRETARAIEAEAGFPIYARDWLEVNRNLFVAFELEKLVQFIVLLLIVTVAAFNIAATLIMVVMEKRKDIAVLKAMGATNRAIATIFVFKGAMIGITGTLAGVLGGLAGSLLLERYQFIDLPKDVFYVSTVPIHLELGNFLAVAGASILICVLATLYPAWQAARLAPVEVIRYE; from the coding sequence GTGGGGAAGAGCTTTGTCTCCTGGCCGGTCCGAATCGGCTGGCGTTTTTTGCGGGCCCGCAGGCGCGAGAGGTTTGTCTCCTTCATCTCGTTGATCGCCGGCGGCGGGGTCGCGATCGGTGTCATGACGATCTGCATTGTTCAGGCGGTCATGACGGGGTTCGAGGAGGATCTGCGTGCTCGGATTCTCGGATTCAATCCGCAGATCGTTCTGATGAGTCACGCGGGACTCGTGCGCGATCCGGATGGCCTCGAGTCGGTGGTGGAGGCGGTTCCGGGAGTCGCTGCCGCTTCTCCTTTCGTCTACGGCCAGGTGATGTTGGCCTCCGAGACCGGCGTGATGGGAGGTATCGTTCGAGGCGTTGTGCCGACCAAGATCGATGATGTTGTCGAGATCCGCCGGCATATTACTCAAGGCGATGCGGATCAGCTCGGCCAGCCCATGGCTGTGGAGGTGTTGCTCGATGACCGGGTCGAGACTCTCGAGGTCCCGCAGATCATGCTCGGGTTTGAACTGGCAGCCTCTCTGGGCGTACGCGTCGGGGACTGGATCAATCTGATGTCGCCGGCGGCGACACCGACAGCGCTGGGCGCGATTCCGCGGATCAAACGCTACGCGGTCGGGAGTATCTTCGATTCGGGTATGTACGACTACGATGCCACCGTGATCTTTCTCGCGCTGCCGGATGCGCAGGCTTTTCTGAAGATGGGGGATACGGTCACCGGGCTCGAGGTCCGGGTATCGGACCTCGATCTGACCCGCGAGACGGCCCGCGCCATCGAGGCCGAGGCGGGGTTTCCGATTTATGCGCGTGATTGGCTGGAGGTGAACCGCAATCTGTTCGTCGCCTTCGAGCTGGAAAAGCTGGTCCAATTCATCGTCTTGCTGCTCATCGTGACGGTCGCTGCGTTCAATATTGCGGCCACCTTGATCATGGTCGTCATGGAAAAACGCAAAGATATTGCAGTCTTGAAGGCCATGGGTGCGACCAATCGGGCTATCGCGACCATTTTTGTCTTCAAGGGGGCGATGATCGGGATTACCGGGACCCTTGCGGGGGTTCTCGGCGGCCTCGCGGGCTCGCTGCTTCTGGAGCGCTATCAATTCATCGATCTGCCGAAGGACGTTTTTTACGTCTCCACGGTGCCGATCCATCTGGAATTGGGGAATTTTCTGGCTGTGGCCGGGGCCAGCATTCTGATTTGCGTCCTCGCGACTTTGTATCCAGCCTGGCAGGCCGCTCGCCTCGCTCCGGTGGAAGTGATTCGTTACGAGTAG